TTGCAAGGATAAATTCCCTTTTAAGGCGAATGAAGTACAAAAATAAAGAACAATCAAATTTTATTAATTCTAGAGAATTTAGAATTGATCTATACTCAAAGAAAATTTTTAAAAGTGATATAGAATTAGATTTAACGCCAAAAGAATTTTTACTAATGAAGATGTTTATTCAAAATCCTAGTAAGGCATTGAGTCGCGATGAGCTTTTAAATTCAATTTGGGGATATGAGTTCATTGGAGATACTAAAATAGTTGATGTAAATATTAGAAGACTTAGAAGTAAAGTCGAAAAAGATCCATCAGATCCTAAGTATATAGAAACGGTTTGGGGAACAGGCTACAGATGGGGGGATTCTTAAATTGAGCTCCATAAGGACAAAGCTAACGAGTAGTTATCTAGTGGTAATACTAATTACTGTTATAATTGTAGAGGGATTTTTAATGGCAGCTACTAAAAAATACTATTACAAAAATTTAGAATCAAATCTATCAAATCAGTTAAAGTTATCTACTAGCTTTTATAATACATACTTAGCATCAGCAGGTGTGAAGGAAAATGTGGCTAATAATGTAGACGTGTTTTATGAAAATATTAGTGCTGAAGTTCAAGTTATAGACTTAAATGGATTTGTTATTATGGATTCCCTGGGCTCAATTCCAGCAGAAAAATTGGAGGGAAAGGATTTTAAAGTAGCCTTAGATGGAAAGCTTGGTAGCATAATTGATAGACAAAAATATGAAAATGAGGGGGTTATGACAGTAGCATATCCCTTGTTTTATAATGGGAAAATAAATGGGGTATTAAGGTTTATAACCTCCCTTAAGAAAATTGATGAGGATATTTATGCGCTGTCTAGGTTTTTCCTCATTACTGGTGGAATGGTTATTATACTATCAGGAATTGTAAGCCTCTTTATTTCAAATATAATAACTAAACCTATAAAAAAAATCATGGTAGGTGCGCAAAAAATGGCCAGTGGAAATTTCAATGAGAAAATCAATATAAATTCAGATGATGAATTAGGACAACTAGCAAAAACCTTAAACTATATGACAGAAGAAATATTAAAAAGTGAAAGGCTGAAGAATGAATTTATTGCCTCTGTATCACATGAACTGAGAACGCCACTTACATCTATTAAAGGATGGTCTATTGTATTAAATTCTAGCGAGTTACAAGATGAAGAAGAACTTAAAGAGGGGCTTGAAATTATAGAACAAGAATCTGATAGATTAACTTTTTTAGTTGAGGATTTGTTGGATTTCTCTAAATTATCTTCAGCAAAAGTGTCTATAAAGAAGGACTTTATTGATTTAAAAGATATTTTAATGAATATAAAAATGCAGACTTTGCCTAGAGTTTTAAAGGAAAACATTCAGCTTAATCTAGAAATAGAAGAAAGTTTACCGAAAATATTTGTGGATAAAAATAGGATAAAACAAGTACTAATAAATATTCTAGATAATTCTTTTAAATTCACACCAAATGGAGGAACTATAAGCATAAGGGCGCATTTAGAAGTTGAAAATATTGTTATAAAAATAATAGATACAGGATGCGGTATACCGAAAGATGAATTACCAAGAGTAAAAGAAAAGTTTTTCAAAGGTAAAAATGCTAATTCTAAAAACGGTATAGGACTTTCAATATGTGATGAAATTATAAAGCTTCACGATGGTAAACTCCAAATTAATAGTGTGATTGACAAGGGTACAGAGGTATGCATAATTATTCCAATATAACCTCAGAATAATTATATTGTGCAAGGGAGCAAAAAGTTATGAAAAAAATATTATCTTTATTTATTTTAGTAATAATATTGTTAAATTTAACGGCCTGCAATGATGTTGATTTATCAACAACAAGCAGAGTAACGCCACCTAAAGTAGCAATTCCAGTAGAGGGCATTTGGAAGGTAGAGAGCTATGCTTTTTCATCTATGTCTAAAATGGATGAAGAGGAAGCAAAGCAGTGGATTGGAAAAAAGGCATTTTTTAATGAGCAAAAAGTTGTTCTTCCAGATGATAATTGTGAAAAACCTGAATTTAAGATCAAGAGCGTGGATACAAAAACATATTTATATAGTAATTACAAATCTTCCATGGAACATCTTAATATAAATCAAAGTGAAATTAAGATCATCACTATTACTTCTAATCAAAATTATTTTAGAGATATTATCAAAATCGATGATAATAGGATAATTATAATAAAGGAAGGGGTATTTTTCACACTGCTCAAGGTGAATAATGAAAATAAAATAAGCATAGATGACATGAAAAATAAAAATAAATTATCTTATAGTAAGTTTGACACCTATACAAAGAAAGAGCAATCTGGCCTTTTGTTAGGACTAAAATATTATAAACCTGTTGATTATAAGTTGCCTTATATTAATGAAAACAAAAGCATATTGGAACCGGTATACAGAACATTATGGATAAGCTATGATGGGACGATAGATCCAATATCGGAACTGCCATTTTTATTTGTGCCCAGAAGGACTGGGTTTTGGAAGCTCCAGGTTAATAGAGAAATTACAAATAATTATGGGATGGATTCCTTTGTAGCAGCTCCCATAGGCAAAGAAATGAAAAAAGAAATCATAAAAGTTAAAAATGCAGGCTTTTATGACCTGAAAAGTATTAATTTTGTGGGAAACGATTATGTCTGTTATGAGAGAGACGTTGAAATTGGAGTAAAAGGTGATAGACAACCAAATGCGGCTCATTCATTAGAAGTGGTTCCCTTGGACACTATATATACTGGGTCAGAAGTTCCAATTGTTGCACCAAAGGTGTTAGGTGAAAAGGGATTAGAGGGTCTGAATTCTGGAGCAAAATCATATTTAAGAACTATTCCAGAAAAAGATAAAAAACTATTAAAGGATACTCCGTTACCTACAAGTTTTGGTATTTTCAGAAAAAATGGGAAATGGTTGTTACGCGGAAGATTAAATTATTCTAGTCCATCTGTAAAAAATGAATATGCAGACTTTAATGTTCCCATAGAAGCACCTGATAACCTGGTAAACTATGATTCACTATTTCCTTCTTGGGAGGTTATAAAGCAAAAGGTTCCTAGTGCATTAGATGCATATACCTCTCCTAATAAGGATATTGTAGTAGTGTTAACAAATTCAAATTTATTAGTTTATGCTATTAAAGATAATATTTTAGGGGAGGCTCCCTTAAGCGAGTTACAACTTAAAAATTCAGAAGTGTCTGTTATGGCGCAGTGGGCAACAGATGATTATGTTAAAATTTGGTCTGAAGAGGTAAAGAAGCTTCAAAGCAAATAATATAGTTGAGCTTCATAGAGTGCTCACACATACATGTGTGCTCACACATATATTAACTTTATGAGGTAGATAAGGAGGAAATATGCAGATTGAAATCATTAAATTTATACAATCCATGAAGTCTCCATTTTTGGATGTCTTCTTTCAAATAGTTACAATGACTGGAGAAGAGTATTTTTACATTATTGCAGCTGCTATAATATTTTGGTGCGTAAATAAAAAATTTGGGTATAAACTAGGCTTTGCACTCTTGACAAGTACAATTGTAAATACCGTATTGAAGGATTTAGTAAATTCAGCAAGACCGATAGGGGTATCGGGTATAAGATCTTTGAGAATACAAACGGCTACAGGACAATCTTTTCCAAGTGGACATACTCAAGGAGCTTCCACTTTTTGGGTTTCATGGATTGTTCAAGTTAGGAAAAGGTGGATTTATATAGTCGGAATCACAGTAATCCTTTTAGTGGCATATTCTAGAATGTATCTGGGAGTGCATTACCCAATAGATGTAATTGGTGGAGCGGCAATTGGCTTTATATGGGTTTTCATCTCCAATTATATTTTTGACTATGCTGAAACAACTAGAAAAAAATGGATACTAATGGTGATGGTTGTGCCTATGCTTATTGGAATGATATTTTTTAAAGAAAAAACTTATTATACAATATCAGGAACAGTATTAGGTTTCTATATTGGATACTTAATTGAGTCAAAGTATGTTCAGTATGAGGTTAGAAATACCTTTGCAGCGCAACTAATTAAAGTGGTGTTTGGATTAACTATTCTTATAATATTAAAAAGTGCATTAAAGGTGATTTTACCTATAAGCGTGGGTGCTGATTTTTTAAGATATTTTTTAATTGGATTGTGGATTACAGTTGGAGCGCCCTACTTATTTAAAAGATTTATGGGAGAGGTTAAGCAAAGAGGATTACTATAATAGCTATTTTGCATATTTTTTAATTTAATTAATATTATAATTCAAATCACCGTAGACAGGCTATGGCATATAGTGCTAAAATTATTATAAGAACACAGGTTATAGTGTATTTTATAAGAAGAGGTGCTAATGTGAAATATCATAAGAGTATATTAAAAAAATTATGTATCTTATTATTAGTTTTAATATTAGAAACAGTGAATTTACCATTAATGTCAGTAGAGGCATCGGCACTACAGCTAAATGGCAGTTCGGTTGTAGCATATAATGCTTCAGTTGTGGAAAAAATAGCATATTCAGCACAGGATTTAAATAGTATTTTAAAAGAGCAGTTAGGGCAAAGAGAGACAAGCTTTAACATAAGGTATAAGTCAGACACAACGGATTTAAAAGCTATAATAGAAACTGGCATTGATGGAATTTTAAAAGCTGATGATTATTTAGAAAGTTGCTTAATATCATATAAATGTAGCTATAGTGGATATGAAAATGATGTTACAATAAACTTTACTTTTAAATTTTATACTACAAAAATACAAGAGGATTATGTGGACTCACAAGTAACTGCAATCCTCAAAGATATAATAAAAATTAGTATGAATGATGATCAAAAGGAAAAAGTAATTCACGATTATATTGTAGCTCATGTAGCTTATGATACTACACTTACTAAATTTAGTGCTTATGAAGCATTAAAAAATGGCACAACTGTGTGCAGTGGGTATGCACAATTAGCTTACAAAATGTTAAATGAGGTAGGTATTAAAACAAAAATAGTTGTAGGAACAGGTAATGGTGAGGATCATGCTTGGAATTTAGTAAATATCAATAATATCTGGTACCATCTTGATTGTACTTGGGATGATCCGCTGCCAGATAAAAAAGGTAGAGTGCTTTATAATTATTTTAATTTAAATGATATAAAAATTTCAGAGGATCATATATTCGTAAAATTGGATTATCCTTTAGCAAACCAGGTTTATAAAGCTAAATTACCAATATTTAATGAAAGTGAATTTGTGCAATTGAGTAAAAACCTAAGTAATACTGTGGTTATGAAAAGTAAAGAATGGAATATTAACTTTAATAGTGGAATCAATGAGTTAAGTTTAAAGGATAAGATATTCATATACAAGGAGGGAACAAACTCTTATTTCCCTATAATTCTTCAGGTATCTGATGATAAAAAAGCTGTTAAAATTATGCATAGCACACCTTTTGAAGTGGGTGGAAGTTATACCTTATATATAAGCAAAGACATTATTGGTATGGATGGAAGTGTAAAATTAAAGACTTCTGTGAAAATGGGTTTTACAATTTCAAATTAGAGAAATTAATCCGTAAAATTAATAAATAAAAGATGTAAATAGAAAATGAGATAGTTTAGAAGGAGTTGATAGATATGCCACAGTTAAAATTGCAGGGTGTGGAAGTAAATGATATATGTAAAATAAGTATAGATATGATACAAGAAATGCAAGAACTTCTTGAATGCCCCAAAAATTATTTTACATTAGAATGTACTAGTTCAACGTATATCATGGAAGGTGAAATAATAAAAACATACCCTATAGTAGAGGTTGCATGGTTTGATAGAGGTCAAAAAGTTCAGGATGCCATGGCTAAAATAATTACAAAATATATTCATTCAGCAGGATATAAAGATGTAGACGTTATTTTCAGTATTTTAGAAGAAAATCGATACTATGAAAATGGGAAGCATTTTTAAAACTAGACAAATAATAAATGAAATAGAATATATTTTTTGAAAAATCGCCACGCACCCTCGAGG
This DNA window, taken from Clostridium estertheticum, encodes the following:
- a CDS encoding phosphatase PAP2 family protein; amino-acid sequence: MQIEIIKFIQSMKSPFLDVFFQIVTMTGEEYFYIIAAAIIFWCVNKKFGYKLGFALLTSTIVNTVLKDLVNSARPIGVSGIRSLRIQTATGQSFPSGHTQGASTFWVSWIVQVRKRWIYIVGITVILLVAYSRMYLGVHYPIDVIGGAAIGFIWVFISNYIFDYAETTRKKWILMVMVVPMLIGMIFFKEKTYYTISGTVLGFYIGYLIESKYVQYEVRNTFAAQLIKVVFGLTILIILKSALKVILPISVGADFLRYFLIGLWITVGAPYLFKRFMGEVKQRGLL
- a CDS encoding sensor histidine kinase; this encodes MSSIRTKLTSSYLVVILITVIIVEGFLMAATKKYYYKNLESNLSNQLKLSTSFYNTYLASAGVKENVANNVDVFYENISAEVQVIDLNGFVIMDSLGSIPAEKLEGKDFKVALDGKLGSIIDRQKYENEGVMTVAYPLFYNGKINGVLRFITSLKKIDEDIYALSRFFLITGGMVIILSGIVSLFISNIITKPIKKIMVGAQKMASGNFNEKININSDDELGQLAKTLNYMTEEILKSERLKNEFIASVSHELRTPLTSIKGWSIVLNSSELQDEEELKEGLEIIEQESDRLTFLVEDLLDFSKLSSAKVSIKKDFIDLKDILMNIKMQTLPRVLKENIQLNLEIEESLPKIFVDKNRIKQVLINILDNSFKFTPNGGTISIRAHLEVENIVIKIIDTGCGIPKDELPRVKEKFFKGKNANSKNGIGLSICDEIIKLHDGKLQINSVIDKGTEVCIIIPI
- a CDS encoding DUF1904 family protein — its product is MPQLKLQGVEVNDICKISIDMIQEMQELLECPKNYFTLECTSSTYIMEGEIIKTYPIVEVAWFDRGQKVQDAMAKIITKYIHSAGYKDVDVIFSILEENRYYENGKHF
- a CDS encoding response regulator transcription factor, encoding MSRILIVEDEESIRKFIKISLKREKFQVFEAASAEEGMQKILQETPDVLILDVMLPGMNGFELCKKLKKQNENIGIIILTARGQDMDKIMGLEFGADDYMVKPFNPLELIARINSLLRRMKYKNKEQSNFINSREFRIDLYSKKIFKSDIELDLTPKEFLLMKMFIQNPSKALSRDELLNSIWGYEFIGDTKIVDVNIRRLRSKVEKDPSDPKYIETVWGTGYRWGDS
- a CDS encoding transglutaminase domain-containing protein, coding for MKYHKSILKKLCILLLVLILETVNLPLMSVEASALQLNGSSVVAYNASVVEKIAYSAQDLNSILKEQLGQRETSFNIRYKSDTTDLKAIIETGIDGILKADDYLESCLISYKCSYSGYENDVTINFTFKFYTTKIQEDYVDSQVTAILKDIIKISMNDDQKEKVIHDYIVAHVAYDTTLTKFSAYEALKNGTTVCSGYAQLAYKMLNEVGIKTKIVVGTGNGEDHAWNLVNINNIWYHLDCTWDDPLPDKKGRVLYNYFNLNDIKISEDHIFVKLDYPLANQVYKAKLPIFNESEFVQLSKNLSNTVVMKSKEWNINFNSGINELSLKDKIFIYKEGTNSYFPIILQVSDDKKAVKIMHSTPFEVGGSYTLYISKDIIGMDGSVKLKTSVKMGFTISN